A stretch of Paenibacillus sp. URB8-2 DNA encodes these proteins:
- a CDS encoding response regulator transcription factor, protein MAEHLNRILVVDDEERIRRLLKMYLEKEGYEIDEAEDGEIALRKATAADYGLILLDVMLPGIDGIEVLTRLRDVKSTPVLMLTAKGEEINRVQGFEMGADDYVVKPFSPREVIYRVKAIMRRSSATAFLSKETNSSNNIVFPHLVIEHDAHRVTAGGQEVSLTPKEYELLHYLAVSPDKVFSREELLKDVWNYEFFGDLRTVDTHVKRLREKLNKVSPESAAMITTVWGVGYKLEVPK, encoded by the coding sequence ATGGCAGAGCATCTGAACAGAATTCTGGTGGTGGATGACGAGGAACGCATCCGCCGACTACTGAAAATGTATCTAGAAAAAGAAGGATATGAAATCGACGAAGCGGAAGACGGAGAGATCGCGCTGCGCAAAGCGACCGCCGCCGATTACGGATTAATTTTACTGGATGTCATGCTGCCCGGAATCGATGGTATCGAGGTGCTGACCCGGCTTAGAGACGTGAAGTCCACTCCGGTCCTTATGCTGACGGCCAAGGGCGAGGAGATTAACCGTGTGCAGGGCTTTGAGATGGGCGCCGATGACTATGTCGTTAAACCTTTCAGCCCGCGTGAGGTAATCTACCGGGTGAAGGCGATTATGCGACGTTCCTCGGCAACCGCTTTTTTGTCCAAGGAGACCAATTCCAGCAACAATATCGTATTTCCGCATCTGGTCATCGAGCATGACGCTCACCGCGTCACCGCCGGAGGACAGGAGGTCAGCCTGACGCCGAAGGAATACGAACTGCTGCATTATTTGGCGGTATCGCCGGACAAAGTGTTTTCGCGGGAGGAACTGCTGAAAGATGTGTGGAATTACGAGTTTTTCGGCGATCTGCGCACGGTGGATACCCATGTCAAGCGTCTTCGCGAGAAGCTGAATAAGGTGTCGCCGGAATCCGCAGCGATGATTACGACAGTGTGGGGCGTTGGCTACAAGCTTGAGGTCCCGAAATAA
- the ccsA gene encoding cytochrome c biogenesis protein CcsA produces MNLLQFSNDVFIAAFFLYSIAFMLFTIAIMGRKWSGRKPEEHTARWGKIAFITSSLGLLCHLAYFFTRWAGGGHIPVSNMYEFMSFLSMMVMVAFTVIFSIYRKILLGLFSVPISIIVMAYAAVFPQEVQPLIPSLRSIYLNIHVTLAALGESFFAVGFAAGLMYLLRTVNFNSSSKSDKRQQRGVEFTLFTIIVIIGFLASVFAFRGAGYETVFIRSNVTVDNPGQNDSTIEKVSYKMPPLVAPYHSEIESFQSFFGIKEPLFEAPFWMKGVNAGRKLNTVLWSLLSGAVLYGVLRLIVRKPLGRALQPALDGIDESDLDEITYRAIAIGFPIFTLGALIFAMIWAQVAWGRFWGWDPKEVWALVTWLFYSAYLHLRLARGWQGHKSAWLAVLGFLVVMFTLVGVNLVIAGLHSYAGTD; encoded by the coding sequence ATGAATCTGCTACAGTTCAGCAATGATGTGTTTATCGCCGCTTTTTTCCTGTATAGCATAGCGTTCATGTTGTTTACCATCGCCATTATGGGACGCAAATGGTCCGGCCGCAAGCCGGAGGAGCATACCGCGCGCTGGGGCAAAATCGCCTTTATCACCTCATCCCTAGGACTCCTGTGCCATCTCGCCTACTTCTTCACCCGCTGGGCGGGCGGGGGACATATTCCCGTCAGCAACATGTATGAGTTCATGAGCTTCCTGTCTATGATGGTGATGGTTGCGTTTACCGTTATTTTTTCCATTTACCGCAAAATCCTGCTCGGACTCTTCTCCGTTCCGATTTCCATCATTGTTATGGCGTACGCTGCCGTGTTCCCGCAGGAAGTACAGCCGCTCATTCCGTCTTTAAGATCGATCTACCTGAATATCCATGTGACGCTGGCAGCGCTAGGCGAATCGTTTTTTGCGGTAGGCTTTGCGGCGGGACTGATGTATCTGCTGCGCACGGTCAATTTTAATAGCTCGTCAAAAAGCGACAAACGCCAGCAGCGGGGAGTCGAATTTACACTGTTCACCATCATCGTCATCATCGGATTTTTGGCTTCGGTGTTCGCTTTTCGGGGGGCGGGATACGAGACGGTTTTTATTAGAAGCAATGTTACCGTTGACAATCCCGGGCAGAATGATAGTACAATAGAGAAAGTCAGTTATAAAATGCCACCCCTTGTGGCACCTTACCATAGCGAAATTGAGAGCTTCCAGTCGTTTTTTGGCATAAAGGAACCGCTCTTCGAGGCGCCTTTCTGGATGAAAGGAGTCAATGCCGGAAGAAAGCTCAATACGGTCCTCTGGTCGCTTTTGTCGGGTGCCGTCCTCTACGGTGTACTGCGTCTCATTGTCCGCAAGCCGCTGGGCAGAGCGCTTCAACCCGCACTCGATGGAATCGACGAAAGCGATCTGGACGAGATTACTTACCGGGCAATCGCCATCGGTTTCCCCATTTTTACGCTGGGGGCTTTGATTTTTGCCATGATATGGGCCCAGGTGGCATGGGGAAGATTTTGGGGCTGGGACCCGAAGGAAGTATGGGCACTTGTGACTTGGCTGTTTTACAGCGCCTATCTCCATCTCCGGCTGGCACGCGGATGGCAGGGCCACAAATCCGCATGGCTGGCCGTACTCGGCTTTCTGGTTGTCATGTTTACTCTGGTTGGCGTCAATCTGGTTATTGCCGGACTCCATTCGTACGCCGGTACAGACTAA
- the resB gene encoding cytochrome c biogenesis protein ResB, producing the protein MNGRLPLIVNTKCECGHQNPVGTVLCEACGKPLLDDPESGETLEMRYDGMARRSQKANPDVIDRVWNFFSSVKIAIYLIVLTLLGSTLGTIFPQESTFLNIDPSTYYEQRYGTAGEIYYRLGLSHTYESWWFITLLVMIGASLVICSLDRVLPLYKALSRQQIRKHRRFLTRQKVVLVTKVAEDPEVWTARAVQPLKKQGYRVFTDGGALLAEKHRFSRWGPYVIHIGLIVFLLAVLARGLPGLNMDQHLAFPQGELIHIPDSSYYLKNEKFSVEFYSDEEMPEEFRGKKVLPKLYETKAVLYECTADCGDPSKEPKLTKVASHPIQVNDPLSYNGMKAYQFDYDLTPVLRSVTPKLVNFRTGDSYGGFKLEMKNPQRSFTVGPYTLELKEKYMEFGLNEAGQPISKSPYPNAPAFLFLIKGPNLPADGEQYFYFPKQNDKAEFQQDAINDKLGGASRFLELEVGDMSGVDFSESTSYLNIRVDRAMPFVWIGAGIVMLGLVLGFYWQHRRIWLIVEGGELTLGGHTNKNWFGFRREVSSFLNKMDINGDEKSLDNGGGQA; encoded by the coding sequence ATGAACGGACGTCTGCCCCTGATTGTCAATACGAAATGCGAATGCGGCCACCAGAATCCGGTCGGTACGGTGCTGTGCGAAGCATGCGGCAAACCGCTGCTTGATGACCCCGAATCCGGCGAGACTCTTGAAATGCGCTATGACGGCATGGCCCGCCGTTCCCAAAAGGCTAATCCTGATGTTATCGACCGGGTCTGGAACTTTTTTTCCTCGGTCAAAATCGCGATCTACCTGATCGTCCTGACGCTTCTCGGCTCCACGCTGGGAACCATTTTTCCGCAAGAAAGCACTTTTCTGAATATCGATCCTTCCACGTACTACGAGCAGCGTTACGGCACAGCCGGCGAAATTTATTACAGACTCGGCCTTTCCCATACCTATGAATCATGGTGGTTCATCACCCTGCTGGTCATGATCGGGGCATCGCTCGTCATCTGCAGCCTAGACCGCGTGCTCCCTCTCTACAAAGCGCTCAGCCGGCAACAAATCCGCAAGCACCGCCGGTTCCTCACCCGGCAGAAGGTGGTTCTTGTAACGAAGGTGGCGGAGGACCCGGAAGTATGGACGGCAAGGGCCGTTCAGCCCCTGAAGAAACAAGGCTATCGTGTCTTTACAGACGGCGGCGCGCTGCTGGCGGAGAAGCACCGGTTCAGCCGATGGGGACCATACGTTATACATATCGGTCTGATCGTTTTTTTGCTTGCCGTACTGGCAAGAGGGCTGCCGGGCCTTAATATGGATCAGCATCTGGCTTTTCCCCAGGGTGAGCTCATTCACATTCCGGATTCCTCCTATTACTTGAAGAACGAGAAATTCTCCGTGGAGTTCTACTCCGACGAAGAGATGCCCGAAGAGTTCCGCGGCAAAAAAGTGCTGCCGAAGCTGTATGAAACGAAGGCGGTGCTGTACGAATGCACGGCGGATTGCGGCGATCCTTCCAAGGAGCCTAAGCTTACGAAGGTGGCTTCCCATCCCATCCAGGTTAACGATCCTTTGAGCTACAATGGAATGAAAGCGTATCAGTTCGACTACGACCTCACACCGGTGCTGCGCTCGGTGACGCCGAAGCTTGTGAATTTCAGGACGGGGGATTCCTACGGCGGCTTCAAGCTGGAGATGAAAAATCCGCAGCGTTCTTTCACTGTCGGCCCGTACACGCTTGAGCTGAAGGAAAAATATATGGAATTCGGGCTAAACGAGGCAGGGCAGCCGATATCCAAATCACCGTATCCGAACGCTCCGGCCTTTCTTTTTCTGATCAAGGGTCCGAATTTGCCGGCTGACGGAGAGCAGTATTTCTATTTTCCGAAGCAGAACGACAAGGCGGAATTTCAGCAGGACGCGATCAACGACAAGCTTGGAGGAGCGAGCCGCTTTCTGGAGCTGGAGGTGGGCGATATGAGCGGCGTCGATTTCTCGGAGTCGACCAGTTATCTCAACATCCGAGTGGACCGCGCAATGCCGTTCGTTTGGATCGGCGCCGGGATAGTCATGCTCGGCCTGGTGCTCGGCTTCTACTGGCAGCACAGACGGATATGGCTGATCGTGGAAGGGGGAGAGCTGACGCTTGGCGGGCATACGAACAAGAACTGGTTTGGCTTCCGGCGGGAAGTAAGCTCTTTTCTGAACAAAATGGATATCAATGGGGATGAAAAATCATTGGACAACGGGGGAGGTCAGGCATGA
- a CDS encoding redoxin domain-containing protein, whose protein sequence is MGKARKPVQIIILALIVLLGGYAIGTSAFGGSGKPEEGSRAPSIELLGLDGQTHTLDEYKGKLVVLNFWGSWCAPCVKEMPALEAQWQQWKDQGVVVVGVNVGEDQMTVQNFVNGTGVDFPILMDPDREAVRRYGVSPLPTTFFINAKGKVDTIHIGQLDLSTLSAQIGKLVNP, encoded by the coding sequence GTGGGCAAAGCGAGAAAACCGGTGCAAATCATCATTTTGGCTTTAATCGTTCTGCTTGGCGGTTACGCGATTGGAACCTCGGCGTTTGGAGGCAGCGGCAAGCCTGAAGAGGGCAGCCGCGCTCCATCCATCGAGCTGCTCGGGCTGGACGGCCAAACCCACACGCTGGACGAATATAAAGGCAAGCTGGTTGTCCTGAATTTCTGGGGCTCCTGGTGCGCTCCATGCGTTAAGGAAATGCCTGCGCTGGAGGCCCAGTGGCAGCAATGGAAGGACCAAGGGGTTGTCGTCGTCGGCGTCAATGTTGGCGAAGATCAAATGACGGTCCAGAATTTTGTAAACGGTACCGGCGTCGATTTCCCGATTCTGATGGACCCGGACAGGGAGGCTGTGCGCCGCTACGGGGTTTCTCCCCTGCCAACAACTTTTTTTATCAACGCCAAGGGAAAAGTCGATACGATTCATATCGGACAGCTTGATCTCAGCACGCTGAGTGCGCAAATCGGAAAGCTGGTGAACCCATGA
- a CDS encoding pseudouridine synthase has protein sequence MERLQKILAQAGVASRRKCEELILAGKVEVNGEVVTTLGTKADPNTDIIKVSGRPISGENKVYIMFNKPKGVITSASDPKGRKIVTDYMKGIKERVYPIGRLDYDTEGLLLLTNDGEFANLLTHPKHHVPKTYLATVKGIPHGTALDKLKAGINLEDGMTAPAEVEYKDIDEDSKESVISITIHEGRNRQVRRMFEAISHPVIRLKRISFGDILLQNLKRGSYRHLTKDEINGLKQLAMAGLAKGNNTRRDT, from the coding sequence ATGGAAAGATTACAGAAAATACTGGCACAGGCCGGTGTAGCGTCAAGGCGGAAATGCGAAGAGCTGATCCTGGCCGGCAAAGTGGAAGTGAACGGCGAGGTCGTTACGACGCTCGGAACGAAGGCCGATCCGAATACCGATATCATTAAGGTGTCGGGCAGACCGATCTCAGGCGAGAATAAAGTCTATATTATGTTCAATAAGCCGAAGGGCGTTATTACAAGCGCTTCCGATCCGAAGGGCCGCAAAATCGTAACGGATTACATGAAGGGCATCAAAGAGCGCGTGTATCCGATCGGAAGGCTCGATTACGACACGGAAGGTCTGCTGCTGCTGACCAACGACGGGGAATTTGCCAATCTCCTGACCCATCCGAAGCATCATGTGCCCAAGACATATCTGGCTACGGTCAAAGGCATTCCCCACGGCACGGCGCTGGACAAGCTGAAGGCCGGCATCAATCTGGAGGACGGCATGACCGCTCCCGCCGAGGTGGAATACAAGGATATCGACGAGGACAGCAAGGAGTCGGTTATCAGCATTACAATCCACGAGGGCCGCAACCGTCAGGTCCGGCGCATGTTCGAAGCGATTTCCCATCCCGTCATCCGGCTAAAGCGGATTTCATTTGGCGATATCCTGCTGCAAAACCTGAAGCGCGGTTCGTACCGTCATCTGACCAAGGACGAGATCAACGGGTTGAAGCAGCTTGCCATGGCCGGACTGGCCAAAGGAAATAACACGCGTAGAGACACATAA
- a CDS encoding peptidoglycan recognition protein family protein codes for MPYKGFIIHTSVCPSINGKGFDFWIDASGTVHAAPLLTDPDYIHLCLEGDFGLPSATSAPAESKQQIFGACKLILDLAALYRITPLIVKPHNDFCPGSYFPWNELVLYPGDGYH; via the coding sequence GTGCCTTACAAAGGATTTATCATCCACACTTCCGTCTGTCCGTCCATCAACGGCAAGGGCTTCGATTTCTGGATCGACGCCTCGGGAACGGTACATGCGGCCCCGCTTCTGACAGATCCGGACTATATTCACCTCTGTCTGGAGGGAGACTTCGGACTTCCTTCGGCAACATCGGCGCCCGCCGAGAGCAAGCAGCAGATCTTTGGCGCCTGCAAACTGATTCTGGACCTGGCCGCTTTGTACCGCATCACCCCGCTGATTGTTAAGCCCCATAACGATTTCTGTCCCGGTTCCTATTTTCCATGGAATGAACTTGTGCTTTATCCCGGCGATGGTTATCATTAG
- a CDS encoding spore maturation protein, producing the protein MISLISTWAIPVMIAFIPLYAYARKVPVYESFVDGAKEGFGTAIGIIPHLVGMMVAISVFRASGALDYMMGFVSPMLRGLGVPPEVLPLGLLRPLTGTGSLAYTTELIRVHGPDSLIGRIASTVQGSTDTTLYVLTVYFGAVGIRNGRYALKVGLFSDLVGFAAAIAVCLLVFG; encoded by the coding sequence ATGATCAGCCTGATATCAACCTGGGCCATTCCCGTCATGATCGCTTTTATTCCCTTATATGCCTATGCCCGCAAGGTTCCGGTCTACGAATCGTTCGTAGACGGAGCCAAGGAGGGCTTCGGCACGGCGATCGGGATCATTCCCCACCTGGTCGGAATGATGGTGGCGATCAGTGTGTTCCGCGCCTCCGGGGCGCTTGACTACATGATGGGGTTCGTTTCGCCGATGCTGCGTGGTCTCGGCGTTCCGCCGGAGGTGCTGCCGCTCGGGCTGCTCCGGCCGCTGACCGGCACGGGATCGCTTGCTTACACGACCGAGCTGATCCGCGTGCACGGCCCCGATTCGCTTATTGGGCGGATCGCCTCCACGGTCCAGGGCAGCACGGACACCACCCTGTACGTGCTGACCGTTTATTTCGGCGCCGTCGGCATCCGCAACGGGCGGTATGCGCTTAAGGTAGGGCTCTTCTCCGACCTTGTCGGCTTCGCAGCGGCCATCGCGGTCTGCCTGCTGGTATTCGGCTGA